One window of Hypanus sabinus isolate sHypSab1 chromosome 18, sHypSab1.hap1, whole genome shotgun sequence genomic DNA carries:
- the LOC132407584 gene encoding uncharacterized protein LOC132407584: MSAQSSIKSTPPSDKGSKPTSSKPTRALSGVPSAAMSARSGIKSMAPSDKGSRTTSSKSTQARAKAEAAKVRLHYAKQEAVLKMKLATREAEIQKEKAAREAEIQKEQAAREAETQLEMTKISTELHVLQLEGEGEAARVEAEYIEEAEGSRDLTETSSALERTRLERTSDYVQYQADRQARLPSPYLFDNFPSYEEENLPSRPRDEVKNERADNRYTLTPKLQSSMRRDAEVESRTANSMRNVRSQSYGRQRTSPAHMPLAADPTLQYLARRDLVTSGLYQFDDKPENYRAWLSTFTNVIDGVQLSATQRLDLMAKWLGKESRDQVRRMRSVYINKPELALSEAWERLWERYGSPDIIERALYRRLENFPKVSAKDHFKLREFGDLLMEIQGAKEDGYSAGLVFLDTPSGIRPIVDKLPFGLQDKWLTVASEYKEDHDGRFPPFELLTRFVCKEAKRRNDPSLVGPGSSSIYTKPGRSVSNVFNIDKPVSVLKTEALTTNNDPGKYCPLHNKPHPLKACRMFREKPLEERTALLKEKRICFRCCSSTSHLARECTIAVKCPECGSPDHVEAMHPDLSPQTESAPSPPQQDGGEGEAHSRSIAVSTNCTEVCGQAQSSRSCSKICLTKVYPKGAKDKAIKAYVILDDQSNRSLVSPEFFKLFNIESERFPYYLKTCSGNMKTQGRKAEGIQIESLDGKVVICLPPLLECNEIMNNRAGIPTPSAVLHQPHLHHIAKHIPELDPKAEILLLLGRDVIQVHKVRQQINGPLNAPFAQRLDLGWVVIGEVCLGDVHKPMVNTLKTNVLESGRHSIFRPCPSVPCIKEAQQGVNKREASDESLGQSVFALTKYDNKLAQSAQDTISLKTKDTKVFRDEANNGVAPLPIREPRQRSPDNKEQAVKRFTSLRKTWKRKPEIQQRTRLAHEVLCTLMAEVTAIINAQSFLPVSSDPENPFILSPSTLLTQKAGAPPPPGDFSDKDLYTKQWRQVQALANQFWSRWRQKYLPLLQQRQKWTEPRRNLQVEDLVLLRDKQVARNSWPTARITATFPSEDGHVRKIELKIPTKAM, encoded by the coding sequence atgtcagctcaatccagcatcaagtcgacgccgcccagcgacaagggcagtaaaccgacatcaagtaagcccacccgggcgttatcaggtgttccaagtgctgcaatgtcagctcgatccgggatcaagtcgatggcgcccagcgacaagggcagtagaacgacatcaagtaagtccacacaggcaagagccaaggcagaagccgccaaggtgcgactgcattacgccaaacaagaggcagttttgaaaatgaaactggccaccagagaagctgaaatccagaaagaaaaggccgccagagaagccgaaatccagaaagaacaggccgccagagaagccgaaacccagttggaaatgacaaaaatatcgacagagttgcatgtgctgcagctagaaggagaaggagaagctgccagggtggaagcagagtacatagaagaagctgaagggtcgcgtgatctgaccgaaacaagctctgctttggaaaggaccagactggaacgcacgagcgactatgtacaatatcaagcagacaggcaggctcgtctcccctctccatacctattcgataacttccccagctacgaggaagagaatttaccctcgcggccccgcgatgaagtcaagaatgaaagagctgacaaccgatatactttgacaccaaagttacaaagttcgatgcgaagagacgcggaggttgaatccaggacggcaaattccatgagaaacgtgcgttctcagtcatatgggCGCCAACGCACTTCTCCAGCCCacatgccgcttgcagccgatcccacgctgcagtatttagcacgacgggatctcgtcacttcgggactgtaccagtttgacgataaacccgaaaattaccgtgcttggctctccacattcaccaacgtgattgacggggtccagctcagtgcaacccaaaggttggaccttatggcgaaatggctggggaaagaatcacgcgaccaggtgagacgcatgcgttcagtgtacatcaacaaacctgagctagccttaagcgaagcgtgggagagactttgggagagatatgggtcccccgacattattgaaagggcgctatatcgacgtctggaaaactttcctaaggtgtcagccaaagatcactttaagttaagagaattcggagatttactcatggagatccaaggcgccaaagaagatggctattcagctggtctagtattcctagatactccatccgggattagaccaattgtggacaaacttccatttgggctgcaggacaagtggctgactgttgcctcagagtacaaggaagaccacgatggtcgatttcctccctttgagctcctcactaggtttgtgtgcaaggaggcgaagaggcgaaacgaccctagccttgtaggtccaggaagcagttcgatttacaccaagccaggcagatccgtttcgaatgttttcaacattgataaacccgtgtcagtgctcaagaccgaagcccttacgactaacaacgaccctggcaagtattgtccattgcataacaaacctcaccccctgaaagcatgcagaatgtttagggaaaaaccccttgaagagaggacggctcttctcaaggagaaaagaatatgttttagatgctgttcctcaacctctcacctcgccagagagtgtacgatcgccgtgaagtgtccggaatgtggcagcccagatcacgtcgaggccatgcatcccgacctgtcaccacaaaccgagagcgctccttcacccccacaacaggacggcggggagggagaggctcactctaggtcaatagctgtcagcacgaactgtacagaagtttgcggtcaagctcagtcaagtcgttcttgttccaagatctgcctcactaaggtgtaccctaaaggagccaaagacaaggccatcaaagcctatgtgattctggacgatcagagcaatcgttcactagtcagtccagagttctttaaattgttcaacattgagagtgagcggttcccatactacctcaaaacttgctcaggcaacatgaaaacccaaggaaggaaggcagaaggcatccagatcgagtccctggatggtaaagtcgtcatctgtctccctccgctcttagagtgcaatgaaatcatgaataaccgcgctgggatcccgacaccaagtgcggtgctacaccagccgcatctccaccacatcgccaaacacatcccagaactggatccgaaagcggaaatactcctgctattaggaagagatgttatccaggtacacaaggttaggcagcagatcaatggaccactcaacgcccccttcgcgcaacgtctggatctgggctgggtggtgataggagaggtgtgtctcggtgacgtacacaaaccgatggttaacacactcaagaccaatgtgctagagagtggccgccattcaatctttcgaccctgcccgagtgtcccgtgcatcaaggaagcacaacaaggcgttaacaagcgcgaggcaagcgacgagtcgctgggccagtcagtcttcgctctaacgaagtatgacaacaaacttgcacaatcagctcaagataccatttctttaaaaaccaaagacaccaaggtcttcagagatgaagcaaataatggggttgccccattgccaatcagagaaccacgccagcgctcaccagataacaaagagcaggcagtcaaacggttcacgtccttacggaaaacctggaaaaggaaacctgagatacagcaacgcacccgattggcccacgaggtactgtgcaccctaatggcagaggtcacagccattataaacgcacaatcattcctacctgtgtcttctgacccagaaaacccctttatactttcgccatcaacgctccttacgcagaaggcaggagcacctcctccaccaggagacttctcagacaaggatttgtacacaaagcaatggagacaagtccaggctctggcaaatcagttctggtcccgctggagacaaaaatatctacctttgttgcaacagagacaaaagtggacagaaccccgcaggaatcttcaagttgaagacttagtcctgctcagggacaagcaagtcgctcgcaacagctggccaactgccagaatcactgctacattccctagcgaggatggacatgtcaggaagatcgaattgaagataccgaccaaggcgatgtga